From one Triticum aestivum cultivar Chinese Spring chromosome 4B, IWGSC CS RefSeq v2.1, whole genome shotgun sequence genomic stretch:
- the LOC123090629 gene encoding uncharacterized protein, with product MAAPPPPPPALPDDVVVEEILLRLPPDDPGCLFRASLVCKAWRNAVSHPRFRRRYIGLHRHRAPPVLGFLHDWEDGGIPDFFPTTASPFSLAAPDRRFWRPVDCRHGRALFLSDRRQETQELLLWEPITGARRGIPVPAAFRCQWPAAAVFCTADWCDHRDCAGGPFGVVFLFAGEQDRHVVTSACLYSSETGTWGKLNSRQDEFTMEFQNHSSVLVGRSLLYFLSDGGTILEYNLDSGVLAVLDRPPDDYGRGRQRFNLMLAEDGGLGVAEAIDFQLILWKREASDGTDARWVLSRIVDMDSFFDPVTLAPVLGFAEGANAIFVKTIYSLFMVELQSEQAKIVCSSPGFCNLIPVVGFYTPHSRLQVPGGEHHSPAPWLKQLGRGGQQGVWEEKSLEWAQVLFDEGCMAINEKDLAYTADCFRHVLEIRVRHYGGLAPECANTFYHYGGALLCKAREAANRSGTNLRGKGQTDGNMTGDGDDSVLDLAWKMLNTARVIVAKSPEKTMEKVNILNALAEISMTREDRDKSIGYYFEALAILEHLVGPDHFRIVDLNLRIGLASKVGDAIRYSTKAISLCMSHIHNLEIAKEALLADIHNLKIAKEALLADIHNLKIAKEALLADKDLRASAAKGHSGKSTLEDDISYLARMSSRVQKKLEELKQAMPTPSDGMDNIMKRVVSQASHEQNVKNTMARTASLTCSQMTRSNNSFHSPTMSTAAPRGSTGSSVTNFEIVGRDMKRAKDESISYEPSPKRLAKPFWTLL from the exons AtggcagcaccgccgccgccgccgccggcgctcccggacgacgtcgtcgtcgaagagatcctcctccgcctcccgcccgaCGACCCAGGTTGTCTCTTCCGCGCCTCCCTCGTCTGCAAGGCCTGGAGGAACGCCGTCTCCCATCCCCGCTTCCGCCGCCGCTACATCGGGCTCCACCGCCACCGGGCACCCCCCGTGCTCGGCTTCCTCCACGACTGGGAAGACGGGGGCATCCCAGACTTCTTCCCCACCACCGCCTCGCCCTTCTCCCTCGCCGCTCCAGACCGCCGGTTCTGGCGCCCCGTCGACTGCCGCCATGGCCGCGCCCTCTTCCTCTCCGACCGCCGCCAGGAAACTCAGGAACTCCTCTTGTGGGAGCCAATCACGGGCGCCCGTCGGGGCATACCGGTGCCCGCGGCGTTCAGGTGCCAGTGGCCGGCCGCGGCAGTGTTCTGCACAGCGGACTGGTGCGACCACCGCGACTGTGCAGGAGGTCCCTTCGGCGTGGTCTTCCTCTTCGCCGGCGAACAAGACCGGCACGTTGTCACATCGGCGTGCTTGTACTCGTCGGAGACTGGCACATGGGGCAAGCTGAACTCGAGGCAAGATGAGTTCACCATGGAATTTCAGAACCATTCCAGCGTGCTGGTTGGGAGGTCTCTGCTCTACTTCCTGTCCGACGGTGGGACGATCCTGGAGTACAATTTGGACAGTGGTGTACTGGCTGTGTTGGATAGACCACCTGACGATTACGGCAGGGGCCGCCAAAGATTTAACCTCATGCTGGCGGAGGATGGTGGACTGGGGGTTGCCGAAGCCATTGATTTTCAGCTCATATTGTGGAAAAGGGAGGCGAGTGATGGCACTGATGCACGATGGGTGCTGAGCCGGATCGTCGACATGGACAGTTTCTTCGACCCAGTCACACTTGCTCCAGTGTTGGGCTTTGCGGAGGGAGCAAATGCTATTTTTGTTAAAACTATTTATAGCCTCTTCATGGTTGAGCTACAGTCGGAGCAGGCGAAAATTGTGTGTTCTAGTCCTGGTTTCTGTAATTTGATTCCAGTTGTCGGCTTCTACACTCCACATTCTAGGCTCCAAGTGCCCGGTGGTGAACACCACAGCCCAGCGCCATGGCTGAAACAACTGGGAAGGGGTGGTCAGCAAGGGGTCTGGGAGGAGAAATCACTAGAATGGGCGCAGGTGCTGTTTGATGAGGGGTGCATGGCTATCAATGAGAAGGACTTGGCCTACACGGCTGACTGCTTCAGACATGTTCTCGAGATCAG GGTTCGACATTATGGAGGCCTTGCTCCTGAGTGTGCTAACACGTTTTACCATTATGGAGGTGCCTTGTTATGCAAAGCTCGGGAGGCAGCCAATCGTTCAG GGACAAACTTGCGTGGCAAAGGTCAGACGGATGGGAACATGACAGGCGATGGAGATGATTCTGTTTTGGATTTGGCCTGGAAAATGTTGAATACTGCAAGGGTGATAGTTGCCAAGAGTCCAGAGAAGACAATGGAGAAGGTTAATATATTGAATGCTCTAGCTGAAATCTCCATGACAAGAG AGGACAGAGACAAATCAATCGGTTACTACTTCGAAGCTTTAGCGATCTTGGAACATTTGGTTGGGCCTGACCATTTTCGAATTGTCGATCT AAACCTCCGCATAGGTTTGGCATCCAAGGTTGGAGATGCAATCAGATATAGTACAAAGGCTATTTCATTATGCATGTCGCATATACATAATCTGGAAATTGCCAAGGAAGCTTTGTTGGCTGATATACATAATCTGAAAATTGCCAAGGAAGCTTTGTTGGCTGATATACATAATCTGAAAATTGCCAAGGAAGCTTTGTTGGCTGATAAAGACCTTAGAGCATCTGCTGCTAAAGGACACTCAGGAAAGTCGACTCTGGAAGATGATATATCTTACCTTGCTAGAATGTCGTCTCGAGTCCAGAAGAAG CTTGAAGAACTGAAGCAAGCAATGCCAACCCCAAGCGACGGCATGGATAATATTATGAAGAGGGTGGTCTCACAGGCAAGTCATGAGCAGAATGTTAAGAATACTATGGCAAGAACTGCATCTTTGACTTGTTCACAGATGACACGATCAAACAACAGTTTCCATTCCCCAACTATGTCAACGGCAGCACCAAGAGGAAGCACTGGAAGTAGCGTAACCAACTTTGAGATTGTTGGCAGAGACATGAAACGAGCTAAAGATGAGTCGATCTCCTACGAACCTTCTCCAAAGAGACTTGCGAAACCATTTTGGACGTTACTGTAG
- the LOC123090632 gene encoding transcription factor bHLH25 isoform X2, whose translation MDDLALFMEWAMDSLEQEHPDPVVVVSGDSGDAAFPSLQALREQRLVFEELITGANPASSGSSGETTDGSGGYGGNFSSPAAMEHDVWPLSPNSARCAPRLCRNGAGTSLPVMSWNFSALPASDGTLDSGSAGPVVPETGSQPTRRAAARSPTGTGPVSSGPPYAQDHIMAERKRREKINQRFIELSTVIPGLKKMDKATILSDATRHVKELQEKIKALEAATGRGSRSIETVVLVKKPCYAAVADENGSPSSASSGAPASRNPLPEIEVRFSETGVMVRILCAAAKGVVVRVLSEVEEGLHLTVTHANVMPFTACTVIITITAKVDDGFTVTAEEIVGRLNSVVELHSSCTSTEEK comes from the exons ATGGACGACTTGGCCCTGTTCATGGAATGGGCCATGGACTCGCTGGAGCAGGAGCACCCAGACCCAGTGGTGGTCGTCAGTGGCGACTCCGGCGACGCAGCCTTCCCCTCGCTTCAGGCGCTCCGTGAGCAGCGTCTCGTCTTCGAAGAGCTGATTACGGGAGCCAATCCGGCAAGCAGCGGGAGCTCCGGCGAAACCACAGACGGCAGCGGAGGCTATGGTGGCAATTTCTCGTCCCCGGCGGCCATGGAGCACGACGTCTGGCCCCTGTCCCCGAACTCGGCCAGGTGCGCTCCGAGGCTTTGCAGGAACGGTGCGGGCACCAGCCTTCCCGTGATGAGCTGGAATTTCTCCGCGCTGCCGGCCAGTGACGGTACACTGGACAGCGGCAGCGCCGGACCTGTCGTCCCGGAGACGGGGTCGCAGCCCACGAGGAGGGCCGCCGCAAGGAGCCCCACCGGCACCGGGCCCGTGTCGTCGGGGCCGCCGTACGCGCAGGACCATATCATGGCGGAGCGCAAGCGCCGCGAGAAGATTAACCAGCGCTTCATCGAGCTCTCCACCGTCATCCCCGGCCTCAAGAAG ATGGACAAGGCGACGATCCTTTCCGACGCGACGAGGCACGTCAAGGAGCTGcaggagaagatcaaggccctCGAGGCAGCCACCGGCCGCGGCAGCAGGAGCATCGAGACCGTGGTACTCGTCAAGAAGCCCTGCTACGCCGCCGTTGCAGACGAAAACGGCTCGCcctcgtcggcgtcgtcgggggcgccGGCTTCGAGGAACCCACTGCCGGAGATCGAGGTGCGGTTCTCGGAGACCGGCGTGATGGTGAGGATCCTGTGCGCCGCCGCCAAGGGGGTGGTGGTGAGGGTGCTGTCGGAGGTGGAGGAGGGGCTCCACCTCACCGTCACCCACGCCAATGTCATGCCCTTCACGGCCTGCACTGTCATCATAACCATCACGGCCAAG GTGGATGATGGCTTCACCGTTACAGCAGAGGAGATCGTAGGAAGACTCAACTCTGTGGTGGAATTGCATAGCAGCTGCACTTCTACCGAAGAAAAATGA
- the LOC123090632 gene encoding transcription factor bHLH25 isoform X1 — translation MDDLALFMEWAMDSLEQEHPDPVVVVSGDSGDAAFPSLQALREQRLVFEELITGANPASSGSSGETTDGSGGYGGNFSSPAAMEHDVWPLSPNSARCAPRLCRNGAGTSLPVMSWNFSALPASDGTLDSGSAGPVVPETGSQPTRRAAARSPTGTGPVSSGPPYAQDHIMAERKRREKINQRFIELSTVIPGLKKIHIRIRLIQMDKATILSDATRHVKELQEKIKALEAATGRGSRSIETVVLVKKPCYAAVADENGSPSSASSGAPASRNPLPEIEVRFSETGVMVRILCAAAKGVVVRVLSEVEEGLHLTVTHANVMPFTACTVIITITAKAGFP, via the exons ATGGACGACTTGGCCCTGTTCATGGAATGGGCCATGGACTCGCTGGAGCAGGAGCACCCAGACCCAGTGGTGGTCGTCAGTGGCGACTCCGGCGACGCAGCCTTCCCCTCGCTTCAGGCGCTCCGTGAGCAGCGTCTCGTCTTCGAAGAGCTGATTACGGGAGCCAATCCGGCAAGCAGCGGGAGCTCCGGCGAAACCACAGACGGCAGCGGAGGCTATGGTGGCAATTTCTCGTCCCCGGCGGCCATGGAGCACGACGTCTGGCCCCTGTCCCCGAACTCGGCCAGGTGCGCTCCGAGGCTTTGCAGGAACGGTGCGGGCACCAGCCTTCCCGTGATGAGCTGGAATTTCTCCGCGCTGCCGGCCAGTGACGGTACACTGGACAGCGGCAGCGCCGGACCTGTCGTCCCGGAGACGGGGTCGCAGCCCACGAGGAGGGCCGCCGCAAGGAGCCCCACCGGCACCGGGCCCGTGTCGTCGGGGCCGCCGTACGCGCAGGACCATATCATGGCGGAGCGCAAGCGCCGCGAGAAGATTAACCAGCGCTTCATCGAGCTCTCCACCGTCATCCCCGGCCTCAAGAAG ATCCATATACGTATACGATTGATTCAGATGGACAAGGCGACGATCCTTTCCGACGCGACGAGGCACGTCAAGGAGCTGcaggagaagatcaaggccctCGAGGCAGCCACCGGCCGCGGCAGCAGGAGCATCGAGACCGTGGTACTCGTCAAGAAGCCCTGCTACGCCGCCGTTGCAGACGAAAACGGCTCGCcctcgtcggcgtcgtcgggggcgccGGCTTCGAGGAACCCACTGCCGGAGATCGAGGTGCGGTTCTCGGAGACCGGCGTGATGGTGAGGATCCTGTGCGCCGCCGCCAAGGGGGTGGTGGTGAGGGTGCTGTCGGAGGTGGAGGAGGGGCTCCACCTCACCGTCACCCACGCCAATGTCATGCCCTTCACGGCCTGCACTGTCATCATAACCATCACGGCCAAGGCAGGTTTTCCTTGA